The genomic region AGAAGCCTGGCAGGCGGGTAAACGGGTGGTTCGGCTGCATACCGGTGATCCGTCCATCTTCGGCGCCATCGGCGAGCAGATGGCCCGGCTGGCGGCAGGCAACATTCCCTGGCAGGTGGTGCCCGGAGTCAGTTCGGTCACTGCCGTTGCGGCCGCGCTCTCCATTGAACTGACCCTGCCGGAGGTTTCCCAGACCGTGATTATCACCAGGCGGGCCGGCCGGACCCCGGTGCCGGGAAAAGAGAACCTTGCCGATCTTGCCGGTCACCAGGCGACCATGCTTATCCTGCTCAGTGCTGGCATGATCGATGCGGTGGTAACTGATTTATACCAGGGCGGCTACCCGGCCGGGACCCCGGTGGCTGTGGTTGAAAAGGCCAGCTGGCCGGAGGAACGGATTGTCAGGGGGACCCTGGAAACCATTGGCGGACTGGTGCGGCGGGCCGGGATCACCAAGACGGCGATCATTGTTGTGGGCGAGACCCTGACCAAGGGAACACCACCATCATTGTCCAAGCTTTACGACCGCGATTTCAG from Desulfobacterales bacterium harbors:
- the cobM gene encoding precorrin-4 C(11)-methyltransferase; amino-acid sequence: MSREKENKIYFVGAGPGDPELITVKGRRLLDRAEVIIYTGSLVPAGVIQNPDAEIHNSAGMTLDEVIDIMREAWQAGKRVVRLHTGDPSIFGAIGEQMARLAAGNIPWQVVPGVSSVTAVAAALSIELTLPEVSQTVIITRRAGRTPVPGKENLADLAGHQATMLILLSAGMIDAVVTDLYQGGYPAGTPVAVVEKASWPEERIVRGTLETIGGLVRRAGITKTAIIVVGETLTKGTPPSLSKLYDRDFSHGCRKASREKSP